Part of the Nitrospira sp. genome is shown below.
TGAACAGGATGCCGTTGCAGGCAAACATCCCGTACGCCTCGCGGTAGTTCACGGTCATCCAATGCGCATAGAGCTTGGCCACGCCATAGGGGCTCCTGGGATAGAAGGGCGTGGTTTCGCGCTGGGGGATTTCCTGAACTTTTCCGAACATCTCGCTGGAAGAGGCTTGATAAAACCTGGGCCGGAGTCCGGTTTCACGAACCGCCTCCAATAGCCGTAAGGTTCCGAGACCCGTGACCTCACTGGTGTATTCCGGGATATCGAAACTCACGCGCACATGGCTTTGCGCCCCCAGATTATAAATTTCATCGGGCTGGACACGGCGCAGCACCTTATTTAATGAACTCGCGTCGTTGAGGTCTCCATATACCAAGCGCAACCGCGCCTCGGGGAGATGCGGATCTTCATAAATCTGATCGATGCGAGCGGTGTTGAAAGAACTGGATCGGCGAATGATCCCGTATACCTCATAGCCCTTCGCCAGCAGGAATTCCGCAAGATACGATCCATCCTGCCCTGTAATCCCCGTAATCAATGCCTTCTTCATGACGCCTCCCGGGTCCAACCTGGCCTCCCCATGCCTCGCACTTATGATCGCGCTTTGGCAGCGGGGGGAGTGTAGCGATCTCTACAAGATCTGATGCCACAGAGGGCTCAAGACTCCGTTAACAAAACGTTAAATTATTCATCGACGGATCAGGGATGGAGAGGACTGTACAACCTCACCAGACCGGCAGTCCCGCGTTGGAGGAAAACAAGCGGTGGAGCAACCGGCTAACGGGGCCGGGAAGCGCTGAGGGACGGATGGCGGTCCGGCGAGGCGTCGGCCAGAACCTCTTGAAAGGTTTGGATCATTCGTTCGATATGGCGATCCTTGCTGAAGTGCAACTCGCAACGACGGCGGGCATTCTGCCCGAACTGCCGCTGGTCCTCCTCGTGGTCCAGCAACGCGCACATGCGCAGGGCCAGGTCATAGGGGTCGTTCGTATAGGCTTCGACGCCGCACTCCCCGTTGACGACCGTTTCCCTGAGACAGCCTTGATTCGTATAAACAATCGGCAGGCCAGCGGCCATCGCTTCAAGCACGACCATCGGCTGGCCCTCCTGCTGGATTCCCGGAAAAACAAAGATATCGGACGACTGCAGCACCGCGTCTTTCGTCAGCCCGGTTACCTCTCCGACAAACGTGATATAGGGCTCCAACCGGTGTTGACCGATGTACCATTCCGCCGTCTGCCGATGGAGCTCATGCGACCAGCTCCCGGCGAACACGAAGGCCACGTCGCGACGATGCCTGAGCACCGTTGGGATCGCCGCCAAGAGCACCAGCGTGCCTTTCATCCGGTTCAACGTGTTGAGATGCAGGATGCGCCAGGGCCTGGTGCCGTTCGGAGGATCCCGCCTCGGTTCGTCCCGGGACAACTCGACACCGTTCGGCACGACCGCAATCCGCTCGTCCGGGATGAGTCCGGCAAAGAGTCCGCGAAACGACTCCCCCAGCACGATCATTCTGGACACCGTTCCCAACACCGCGCGGGCATAGAAGCGGATCGGAGCCCAACTGGACTCGTACCAATCGCGCAACGCCCCGCCATGCAGATGCGCCACGATCTTGGCTCCCGTCAGCACCGCGGGCCAGATGAGCAGACTATCCCGGATAAAACCCAGCGTGGTTTGCGAGAGCACAAGGTAGACGACCTGCGGACGGCGGGCCAGCAGCAGACGCCAGAGACGAAACCATTGGCGAACAAAGAGCACGACGTCGTGCCAATCCGGATTGTTGACATGCCCGATACCCCGCCGGTCGGCCAGGTCCAGATGGCTCACATCGAACGACTCCGTCAATTTCGAATCGAGCAAAGTCCGAATCGCCACCGCCACACCGTGATAAGGCGGCGGTGTCGGACCGATGATCAGCAGCTTCGGCTTGTCAGACATGTCGCCCCTGGTTCAATCACAGATTTCCCTCCCGGCCTTCTACCAATGGGAACCGATCGGATTGCTCCGTGACGCTTCGCATGAACTTCACCATACGGGCGGCAGAAGGCCCAGCGTCGAACGCCCGCACATGTTCGTATCCGGCCCGCCCCATGCTACGCCGGTCTTCTTGAGACAGCCTAAGAAGTTTCAGAATTGTCGCAGACGACGCTCCCGCGTCATGGGGATCGATAGAAAATCCCGTCACTCCCTCTTTGACCAGGTCGCGCGTAGCGGCAGCATGCACGGACGACACAACGGGCAGTTCTGCGGCCATGGCTTCGCTCAGCACCAGTCCGAACGCATCGTACAAGGTATGAAACACGAACAGGTCCGCACAGGCGAGATACTGCGGCAGATCTTCCGCCTGCACGTAGCCTTCGAAATAAACATGAGGGATACGTTGTTCACTAACCATCTGTTCCAACGAAGCCCGTTCCGGCCCATCACCGAGAATCACCAGACTGACGTCCGGGCGAACCGGCGCGACCCGGTGATAGATCTCCAGCATTTCCCGACAGCCTTTCCTGGAAATGAGCTGGCCGATGGATAGGAGAACAACACCGGGGTAGCGACTACGGAGAACCTGATAGCCGGGACTCCGCCGGACGGCGTCGGTTCGTTCATGAATCCTCGACACATCAAGCGGCATGACGGCCCGCAAGACCCGGCGCGGCGGAGCCCCATAGTGCACAAACGCGTCGCGCGCCACGGAAGATTCCGCAATCGAGCCGTGGGCCGATCCGATCACGAGATGCCTGATCCAGCGCCGGATACGAGACGATTCGGCGCCGTCCTGCAGAGTCAGATGCGTCCAGGCCACATACTTCTTTCGAAACAGCCGGCAGTAGACGAACGCGGCCACATTCGCCGCGGCGAATCCTCCGCTCAACACCACGTCCGGATTCAGCCGCCGTAGCGCCCGTATCACCCCGTAATTCAGATGAATCGAGACATCGGCCTGGCGCGGGCGAATGTGAAACCCTGGCAACACCTGCACCGCGAACGGGATCGATCCCAGCTCCCATTGACGATTTTCCTCCCGCTCGGCCATCAGCAGGACAGTCAAACTCTCCACCTGCCCGGCCATCGCCGCAAACAGCGGGATACGATAGGGCGTCAGTATGTTCGTGACGATTGCAAGCTTCATATCGTCCCTCTGTTCGTCACTCGTTAGTCATCAGCAGCACTCATTTGCTCTTGTGGCATAGAACGGCATGATGCGCATAATAGAATTTGGCCCAAAGAGACTTGAGCAGGCTTGGCAGGTAGTAATTTGTGATCGTCATCCTCATGCGCTGGAGCCTATTGGCGGAATTTTTCTCAGACACAAACCTGATGGTGTCTCGATCAAGGATCGGCACGTACGTCCGTTCGGCAATCACGCTGAAGCCGTTGCAGGAGAGCAAGCGTCTGAAGGACGGCGCGGTAAAGAATTGGACGTGTCCGCTTATATTCCGAGTACGATCCCAGATCCATGACTTGAGCCTGCCTGCAAACAGATCTTCCAATGGGACTTCCGCAATCAGATAAGAAAACTCAAGATGCCGCAAGGATTGAAGGAAAACGGCCGGCGCTTCCAGATGTTCCAGGACATGACTTACAATGACGACGTCAACCTGTCGAGGGAGCGTTCCAGGGATCGTGATGTCCGTGCATATGGTCTCGATATTCGTGGTGGACCCCTTAAGGTATTGGAGCGCCTCAATTGAATAATCCGCCGCGATATATCGCTGCGCCAGCCCCCGGGTCTGACATTCTCGAATGACGGCTCCTGTCCCGCACCCCAGCTCCATGAGTGTCGTGGGGCGTATGGCGTGATGATTCAAGAGTTGTTCGATAGAGTTGGCCTTTTCAATCGCGCCTCTTCTCAACCACTCCGCCTCCGCGACAACCCGCTTCTGATATAAGGACTCGTAATAGTCTCTGCCGCAGACCGTCGAATCCTTGACTGGCGTACCAGATGAGCTAGTTCCCATCACGACCTCCGTTTCCCGCGATCCGACCAATTCTCCCTCTAAGAGCTTGGCCTGTCACAATTGACTTCCGGCTATCTCCGGCGTCATTTCACTCCGCCATTCGACAACAATGCCGACGATCCGGATTCCGACTGCCTCCGCATCAGGCAAGTCCGGAACAAATCGAGATCGACAACTCCAGAGGCTGCCAGAACCCCAAAATGGATCAGCAGATACCCTCCGAAAAGAACCGGTTCAGAGAAATCAGGAAACACCCACTTGCACGCGGCATAGATACCCGACGGCAAAATCAGCAGGATCCACTGTATCCTCGTAAAGAGTCGGATGCGTGCACATGTGATCCGAAAGACGATGACATTCGAAATTGAAAACATTACAAATCCCACGGTGAGAGACCAGGCGGCGAGGGCGAGGCCGTGAGAGGAGAATAGCCAGAAGGTGACTACCTGGAGTGTCAGTACTGCGCACTGGATGACGGCGCTGTACCAGGACCGCCCGGATCCTTCGATTGTCTTATAGAGGGCCTCAGTGGAGTAATACAGGGCGAACCCGGCGCACATCACCGGAAGGACAAGGCCGACGGCAAGATCGTCCCGTCCTAACCAGCGCTGCATCAGCGGCTCGGCGAATACCGCGACGCCGATCGCGCCGGGCAACAGGGCCCCAAGGGTCCAGCCGATCAGCGGACGTAACAGGGTGGTAAGATCCTGCTGCCGTCCCGCCAACAAGGCCGCAGCGCCGAAGAGACCGAGGAGCGGAGTCGTCATGACCGACATAAGTTGCGTACAGAGCTTGTAGGCGATTTCGAAGCTCGCCACCGATGCCAGATCCGAGGATCGCGCAATCAGGACTTTGTAAACCGGTTCTCGCATCGCGATACAGATTGAAGCGATCTGTATCCCCAGACCGAATCCAACCATGGAACGCACGGACCCGTTGAACAATCCGTACCAGCGGAGGGTGATATGCGGGAACCGCCTCCGTACCGTCCAGAAGAACGCTCCGAAAATAAACATATTCCCGCAGAGGCCTGCCCATCCGAGCCCATACACCGTCGGATCGACGGCGAGCGCGATCAGCGTCGTGGCGAAATGCACGCCCAACCAGGCCAGAAAGATCAGTTGAGACCGGAAGAGTTCCTGATACCCTTCGACAACCGCCTGATACGGCAACGCAAGAAGGCGCCAGACCAACCCGGCGATCGTCACCCACAAGACAAATATGGCAGCCTCCCGCAGTGACGCCGGGACGTTGAGCAAAACGGGAAACGCCTTCGCTCCCCACGCCGCTGTGCCGATCACCAGCAACAGCGCAACGGCGATATAGCTCCAGAGCGTGACGGAGAAGCACTGCCGGGCTTCGTCCGGCTCCTCACTATGCTTCGCAACGTGGTAGACCAGGCTATCCTTGAGGCCGAAGTCCGTGACGTTCATCAAACTGATGACGAGCGTGCTGAACGACCAGATGCCGAACTGCTCCGGACCCAACGCGTGAAGAACCGCCGGCGTGAGCACCAGATAAACCGGGATCGCCAAGGCGACCCGCACTAGCCCTGCCATCGATCCATGAAGCAGCTTTTGCTGGAGCGCAGGAACATTCATTGGAGTACCGGATCGAAACAACCGACAACCGGTTGCATCGCATTGAAATAGCCGGTCATGAATCGACCAGGGGAAAACTGCTGTTGCGCATGCAGCCGCGCGCGCGCGCCCATACCCCTCGCATCGACCGGGTGGTCGATCAGCCATTGAAGCCTGGCTGCGAGGTCCTCCGGATTGCCCGGCTCATATAAGAATCCGCACTCTCCGTCGATGATCAACTCGGGATGGGAGCCTGCACCGGCAATCACGACAGGAAGCCCCGCGAGCATCGCCTCAACGACCGCGATGCCGAATCCTTCATCGACACAGGGATTGACATAGAGATCCATCACACCAAGCAGATCTCCGGGATCCCGATATCCGGTGAATCGCACCAGCGCGTCCATCTGTAGCATGCGCACAAGCGCCTCGAGACGTGCGCGCTCCGGACCGTCGCCGACCAGCACCAGCTTGACGCGGGGATAGAACCGCCTCAACCGATCGACCGCCCGAATCAACGTCGCCTGATCGCGCTCCGGAATCAGCCCACCGATATGCCCGATGACCGGATCGGTCGCACTCAGCCCAAGTTCCTCCCGAACCGCCTGCGCAGGCGTGGTCGCCCGGCGTTCCACCACAGGGTCATGGAGATGGCAGAGCCGGCCGGCAATGCCGGAATAGGCGGCCTGAATCGAACGCAATGTATAGAGGGAATTGCAAATGACCCGGTCGACCCGGGGCATGATAGCCCGGGCCGCAAGCCGTCCGAGGCCCTGACGATAGTGCGCGCTGCTATGTTCATGATGGATGAGAGGAAGGCCGTGCCGCTTGGCTGCAAGAAAGCCCGTGATCAATCCACGCGTGTGATGCGAACACACCACATCCGGCCGCTCTTCCTCGATCGCCCGATCGAGCGCTCGAACAATGCGCACCGGCGAAACCGAGCCGACCTGTCGAACGCTTGAGCCCAGGCGGCTGATGGCGCCGTCAAGCGAGCCCGGCTGAAACACGGTGAAAACCAGCCGTCCCCGCTCCGGATCGATCGCTTCCGCGAGACGGAACAACTTGACAGGCACACCGCCGTACGGCGCTAGCAACTCGACAATGTGCAGCATCGTCAGCATCCCGACTCCCCTTCGCCATGGCCTCAGCGGACTTGGACATCCCTCGGCGCGGTTAGATCGCTGGCCGGCCTGCGCCGGTCGAAAAACTTCAAGGCCTCCACCTGTTCATCGGACAGTTGATTGTAGAGATATAAGGCCATACCGGATTGAGGCCAGCGGGACGTGATTCCGTCCAACGTGTCAACGAGCCATCGTCCCGACCGCGGCAACGCGCCTTCTCGAACGAGGTCATAGTTGCCGGCGATAATCGTCAGCCGGTCGGGATTTTTGAGGCGCGACCGGACCGCCTCTGTGCCGGCAACGTTGATGGACTTGTCATAGTCCATGCGGAAAAGCACGTCGATATACCCGCGATTCACCCACTCCACACTGTTCTGCCCGTTGAGATAATCCGTCAAGTCCGGATAGGCGTCGGCGCTGATGACCACACGAGGATTGACGGCCCGGACCGCCTCGGCAATCTTCCGGACCAGGCCGGTGACGGCCGATTCTTGATACTCGATCAGCGAGGGAACCATTCGAGGGGCCACACGAAACAACAACGCATCTTTCTCGAGGTCCCGCTGATAGCGGGCGTGATACTCGGCCCAGCACGCGGTCGTATTACACATCCCCATGGCACGGATGTAATCGAGGTTGACACCGTCGACATCGTAGTTGCTCACGACCTCGACGATCAGGTCTGTGATCCACGTGCGGAACCGGGAATTGTGAATGTCGAAAATGCCGAGTTTGCCGCCCTCCAGCACCCCCTGCAGCGCAAATTCAGGGCGCAGATCGGACCGGCGCAGTGCGACCGTGAACCAGGGATGCACTTCAATCCCCAGCGCATGCGCCTTCTCGATCACATAGCGAAGCGGATCGAACCCCGCTGCCGCCTGGGCTGTCAGCGCGGGATCCCATGGCGCCAGCCGGGAGGGCCACGTCGTGCCTGCGCCATACCACACGACCGGAATATACACATTGAATCCGGCCTCTTTGATGCGACTCAGGGTACGATCGGCAGCCTCGCGGGTCGTCCAGAATTGAAACGTTTCATCCAGAATCGCGCGCTTGCCGGCCATCGGCCCTCCCGCGACTCCCTGCGGCGGTTGGGCATTCGCAGTCGAAGGACCCGCAGCCATCATGACCGCAAGCCATAGCATGATCGCCAACCTGCTCACAGGCAGGCCTCCCTCGACTGTACCAGCGGAAAGCGCCTGGGCTCCGGTGTCCCGGGCGCGGACACCCACTCTGCTTCCACTTCCGGTGCGGCCTCTCTGCTGATAGGGCCTGCTCGTTCGGGCGAAGAGATTTGCGGTGCCAGGGAAGGAAGCGTGAGCGCCAGGACCGTGACATACCAAAACCACACCCCGTGCAGCACCGCTGCGCCAAAGATCACTGTCTCGCCAAGGTTGGCGATCGCCAGAAAGAGGAGGCAATAGAACTCAGCGGCATATTGTTTGGCGCGGTCG
Proteins encoded:
- the gmd gene encoding GDP-mannose 4,6-dehydratase — encoded protein: MKKALITGITGQDGSYLAEFLLAKGYEVYGIIRRSSSFNTARIDQIYEDPHLPEARLRLVYGDLNDASSLNKVLRRVQPDEIYNLGAQSHVRVSFDIPEYTSEVTGLGTLRLLEAVRETGLRPRFYQASSSEMFGKVQEIPQRETTPFYPRSPYGVAKLYAHWMTVNYREAYGMFACNGILFNHESPRRGETFVSRKITKSAARIKLGLQHELFLGNLDAKRDWGFAGDYVEAMWMMLQADRPDDYVVATGETHSVRELLDVAFGVLDLDWTQYVKIDPRYYRPTEVDLLIGDASKAARDLGWRPTMSFHDLVRTMVRADMDAEQQRLTGVQAKAELCTSGEIKGLW
- a CDS encoding glycosyltransferase family 4 protein, with protein sequence MSDKPKLLIIGPTPPPYHGVAVAIRTLLDSKLTESFDVSHLDLADRRGIGHVNNPDWHDVVLFVRQWFRLWRLLLARRPQVVYLVLSQTTLGFIRDSLLIWPAVLTGAKIVAHLHGGALRDWYESSWAPIRFYARAVLGTVSRMIVLGESFRGLFAGLIPDERIAVVPNGVELSRDEPRRDPPNGTRPWRILHLNTLNRMKGTLVLLAAIPTVLRHRRDVAFVFAGSWSHELHRQTAEWYIGQHRLEPYITFVGEVTGLTKDAVLQSSDIFVFPGIQQEGQPMVVLEAMAAGLPIVYTNQGCLRETVVNGECGVEAYTNDPYDLALRMCALLDHEEDQRQFGQNARRRCELHFSKDRHIERMIQTFQEVLADASPDRHPSLSASRPR
- a CDS encoding glycosyltransferase family 4 protein — protein: MKLAIVTNILTPYRIPLFAAMAGQVESLTVLLMAEREENRQWELGSIPFAVQVLPGFHIRPRQADVSIHLNYGVIRALRRLNPDVVLSGGFAAANVAAFVYCRLFRKKYVAWTHLTLQDGAESSRIRRWIRHLVIGSAHGSIAESSVARDAFVHYGAPPRRVLRAVMPLDVSRIHERTDAVRRSPGYQVLRSRYPGVVLLSIGQLISRKGCREMLEIYHRVAPVRPDVSLVILGDGPERASLEQMVSEQRIPHVYFEGYVQAEDLPQYLACADLFVFHTLYDAFGLVLSEAMAAELPVVSSVHAAATRDLVKEGVTGFSIDPHDAGASSATILKLLRLSQEDRRSMGRAGYEHVRAFDAGPSAARMVKFMRSVTEQSDRFPLVEGREGNL
- a CDS encoding class I SAM-dependent methyltransferase, which translates into the protein MGTSSSGTPVKDSTVCGRDYYESLYQKRVVAEAEWLRRGAIEKANSIEQLLNHHAIRPTTLMELGCGTGAVIRECQTRGLAQRYIAADYSIEALQYLKGSTTNIETICTDITIPGTLPRQVDVVIVSHVLEHLEAPAVFLQSLRHLEFSYLIAEVPLEDLFAGRLKSWIWDRTRNISGHVQFFTAPSFRRLLSCNGFSVIAERTYVPILDRDTIRFVSEKNSANRLQRMRMTITNYYLPSLLKSLWAKFYYAHHAVLCHKSK
- a CDS encoding lipopolysaccharide biosynthesis protein, producing MNVPALQQKLLHGSMAGLVRVALAIPVYLVLTPAVLHALGPEQFGIWSFSTLVISLMNVTDFGLKDSLVYHVAKHSEEPDEARQCFSVTLWSYIAVALLLVIGTAAWGAKAFPVLLNVPASLREAAIFVLWVTIAGLVWRLLALPYQAVVEGYQELFRSQLIFLAWLGVHFATTLIALAVDPTVYGLGWAGLCGNMFIFGAFFWTVRRRFPHITLRWYGLFNGSVRSMVGFGLGIQIASICIAMREPVYKVLIARSSDLASVASFEIAYKLCTQLMSVMTTPLLGLFGAAALLAGRQQDLTTLLRPLIGWTLGALLPGAIGVAVFAEPLMQRWLGRDDLAVGLVLPVMCAGFALYYSTEALYKTIEGSGRSWYSAVIQCAVLTLQVVTFWLFSSHGLALAAWSLTVGFVMFSISNVIVFRITCARIRLFTRIQWILLILPSGIYAACKWVFPDFSEPVLFGGYLLIHFGVLAASGVVDLDLFRTCLMRRQSESGSSALLSNGGVK
- a CDS encoding glycosyltransferase family 4 protein, whose amino-acid sequence is MLTMLHIVELLAPYGGVPVKLFRLAEAIDPERGRLVFTVFQPGSLDGAISRLGSSVRQVGSVSPVRIVRALDRAIEEERPDVVCSHHTRGLITGFLAAKRHGLPLIHHEHSSAHYRQGLGRLAARAIMPRVDRVICNSLYTLRSIQAAYSGIAGRLCHLHDPVVERRATTPAQAVREELGLSATDPVIGHIGGLIPERDQATLIRAVDRLRRFYPRVKLVLVGDGPERARLEALVRMLQMDALVRFTGYRDPGDLLGVMDLYVNPCVDEGFGIAVVEAMLAGLPVVIAGAGSHPELIIDGECGFLYEPGNPEDLAARLQWLIDHPVDARGMGARARLHAQQQFSPGRFMTGYFNAMQPVVGCFDPVLQ
- a CDS encoding family 10 glycosylhydrolase, with the translated sequence MSRLAIMLWLAVMMAAGPSTANAQPPQGVAGGPMAGKRAILDETFQFWTTREAADRTLSRIKEAGFNVYIPVVWYGAGTTWPSRLAPWDPALTAQAAAGFDPLRYVIEKAHALGIEVHPWFTVALRRSDLRPEFALQGVLEGGKLGIFDIHNSRFRTWITDLIVEVVSNYDVDGVNLDYIRAMGMCNTTACWAEYHARYQRDLEKDALLFRVAPRMVPSLIEYQESAVTGLVRKIAEAVRAVNPRVVISADAYPDLTDYLNGQNSVEWVNRGYIDVLFRMDYDKSINVAGTEAVRSRLKNPDRLTIIAGNYDLVREGALPRSGRWLVDTLDGITSRWPQSGMALYLYNQLSDEQVEALKFFDRRRPASDLTAPRDVQVR